A portion of the Streptomyces sp. NBC_00376 genome contains these proteins:
- the serC gene encoding phosphoserine transaminase: protein MADIQIPADIKPADGRFGAGPSKVRTEALDALAATGTSLLGTSHRQAPVKNLVGAVRQGVRDLFSLPEGYEVILGNGGSTAFWDIATHGLIETKSQHLNFGEFSSKFAKAAKLAPWLADPTVIASDPGTHPDPRAEAGVDVYAFTHNETSTGVAAPVKRVAGADEGSLVLVDATSGAGGLPVDITESDVYYFAPQKSFASDGGLWIGVFSPAALERAARVHASGRHIPEFFSLPTAIDNSLKNQTYNTPALATLFLLNEQLTWMNTQGGLDFTTARTAASAQNLYGWAEESKYATPFVTDPAKRSQVIGTIDFADEIDATAVAKALRANGIVDTEPYRKLGRNQLRVAMFPAIDPSDVQALTACIDYVIEKL from the coding sequence GTGGCCGATATCCAGATTCCCGCTGACATCAAGCCCGCCGACGGACGCTTCGGCGCCGGTCCTTCCAAGGTGCGGACGGAGGCGCTCGACGCGCTCGCCGCCACCGGCACGTCTCTTCTCGGTACGTCCCACCGCCAGGCCCCGGTCAAGAACCTGGTCGGCGCGGTGCGTCAGGGCGTGCGCGACCTCTTCTCCCTCCCCGAGGGCTACGAGGTGATCCTGGGCAACGGCGGCTCCACCGCCTTCTGGGACATCGCGACGCACGGACTCATCGAGACGAAGTCCCAGCACCTCAACTTCGGCGAGTTCTCGTCGAAGTTCGCGAAGGCCGCCAAGCTCGCCCCATGGCTGGCCGACCCGACCGTGATCGCCTCCGACCCGGGCACCCACCCGGACCCGCGGGCCGAGGCGGGCGTCGACGTGTACGCCTTCACGCACAACGAGACCTCGACCGGTGTCGCCGCTCCGGTGAAGCGCGTCGCGGGCGCCGACGAGGGCTCCCTGGTCCTGGTGGACGCCACCTCCGGCGCGGGCGGCCTGCCGGTCGACATCACCGAGTCGGACGTCTACTACTTCGCCCCGCAGAAGTCCTTCGCCTCCGACGGCGGCCTGTGGATCGGCGTCTTCTCCCCGGCGGCCCTGGAGCGCGCCGCGCGCGTCCACGCCTCGGGCCGGCACATCCCGGAGTTCTTCTCGCTGCCCACGGCGATCGACAACTCCCTGAAGAACCAGACGTACAACACCCCGGCCCTGGCCACGCTGTTCCTCCTGAACGAGCAGCTGACCTGGATGAACACCCAGGGCGGCCTGGACTTCACCACCGCCCGCACGGCCGCCTCGGCGCAGAACCTGTACGGCTGGGCCGAGGAGTCGAAGTACGCGACCCCGTTCGTCACCGACCCGGCGAAGCGCTCGCAGGTCATCGGCACGATCGACTTCGCGGACGAGATCGACGCCACCGCCGTCGCCAAGGCCCTGCGCGCCAACGGCATCGTCGACACCGAGCCGTACCGCAAGCTGGGCCGCAACCAGCTGCGCGTGGCGATGTTCCCGGCGATCGACCCGTCGGACGTCCAGGCGCTGACCGCCTGCATCGACTACGTGATCGAGAAGCTGTAA
- a CDS encoding Uma2 family endonuclease: MAECRRGAGARVGGIITIAPLADARHAKVLTDVMVHLFAAGLDGEETDVLQKIGLWLPGGLEDYAIPDPAIVDADLDEHLVENNCYDPAVFRLVLEVTSSNYNNDLRNKVAAYAEAKIPVYVITDRRHGRVHALTEPIGGGYDSHQMYAPGQTVTLPESIGAPVTLDVDELVRAGRPRA, translated from the coding sequence GTGGCGGAGTGCCGCAGGGGCGCGGGCGCCCGGGTCGGAGGCATCATCACCATCGCCCCGCTCGCGGACGCCCGGCACGCCAAGGTGCTGACCGATGTCATGGTTCATCTGTTTGCCGCAGGCCTCGATGGTGAGGAAACCGACGTACTCCAGAAGATCGGCCTGTGGCTCCCAGGCGGCCTCGAGGACTACGCCATCCCCGACCCGGCGATCGTCGACGCCGATCTCGACGAGCATCTGGTCGAGAACAACTGCTACGACCCCGCCGTCTTCCGCCTCGTGCTGGAGGTCACCTCCAGCAACTACAACAACGACCTGCGCAACAAGGTCGCTGCCTACGCCGAGGCAAAGATCCCGGTGTACGTGATCACCGACCGCAGGCACGGGCGGGTGCACGCCCTGACCGAGCCCATCGGCGGCGGCTACGACAGCCACCAGATGTACGCCCCCGGGCAGACCGTCACCCTCCCCGAGTCGATCGGCGCCCCGGTGACCCTCGACGTCGACGAGCTCGTCCGGGCCGGCCGCCCCCGCGCCTGA
- a CDS encoding DUF4259 domain-containing protein: MGTWDTGHFDNDSAADFSGKIDDKPAAEREAVIRDALTAAIEADYLDSDEGAPAVAAAALVASQCPGGEPVTTPYGPDNPLPVLATDLRPLAVKALDAVLGENSELRELWDDAGDKEWAPGIARLREVLVAAAG; the protein is encoded by the coding sequence ATGGGCACCTGGGACACCGGCCATTTCGACAACGACAGCGCCGCCGACTTCTCCGGGAAGATCGACGACAAGCCGGCGGCGGAGCGGGAAGCGGTGATCCGTGACGCGTTGACCGCCGCGATCGAGGCGGACTACCTGGACAGCGACGAGGGCGCTCCCGCCGTCGCGGCGGCCGCGCTGGTCGCCTCCCAGTGCCCTGGCGGTGAGCCGGTGACCACCCCGTACGGCCCCGACAATCCCCTGCCCGTCCTCGCGACGGACCTGCGCCCCCTCGCGGTGAAGGCCCTCGACGCGGTGCTGGGCGAGAATTCGGAGCTGCGCGAGCTGTGGGACGACGCGGGGGACAAGGAGTGGGCCCCGGGCATAGCCCGGCTCCGGGAGGTGCTGGTGGCGGCGGCCGGGTGA
- a CDS encoding WD40 repeat domain-containing protein codes for MRSYLTVPGAAALLLLFAGAAPAVADDGADRSFTIEDPRITESSGLAASRAHPGIYWTHNDSDDGPYVYAVDSRTGKTVATITMKGVGEPRDVEAISLGPDGDLYVGDIGDNLNGSWDHVWIYRFPEPKELKDATVRATQFDVKYADGPRNAEALMVHPKTGRVYIASKNEDGGGLYEGPERLTTGAANVFRRVGEVPWVTDGAFSPDGKELVLRSYFSARGYAFENGRLGADHAVSAPLQRQAESVTYTADGSALMFGSEGQQSDVERVDVENGGGSGGGQSPSGGGDSSASSAGAGNGGSGDVKGTTLTGVLVLAGIGFLVFRGRRRKGN; via the coding sequence ATGCGTTCGTACCTGACTGTGCCCGGAGCCGCCGCGCTGCTCCTCCTGTTCGCCGGGGCGGCCCCGGCCGTGGCCGACGACGGGGCCGACCGGAGCTTCACGATCGAGGACCCCCGGATCACCGAGTCCAGCGGCCTCGCCGCGAGCCGTGCCCACCCCGGCATCTACTGGACGCACAACGACAGCGACGACGGGCCGTACGTCTACGCCGTCGACTCCCGGACCGGGAAGACCGTCGCGACCATCACCATGAAGGGGGTGGGCGAACCCCGCGACGTGGAGGCCATCTCGCTGGGACCGGACGGCGATCTGTACGTCGGTGACATCGGCGACAACCTGAACGGCAGCTGGGACCACGTCTGGATCTACCGCTTCCCGGAGCCGAAGGAACTGAAGGACGCGACGGTCCGGGCCACCCAGTTCGACGTGAAGTACGCGGACGGCCCGCGCAACGCGGAGGCGCTGATGGTCCACCCGAAGACCGGACGCGTCTACATCGCGTCGAAGAACGAGGACGGCGGCGGGCTGTACGAGGGCCCCGAGAGACTGACCACCGGCGCCGCCAATGTCTTCCGGCGGGTGGGCGAGGTGCCGTGGGTGACGGACGGTGCGTTCTCGCCGGACGGCAAGGAGCTGGTGCTGCGCTCCTACTTCAGCGCCCGGGGCTACGCCTTCGAGAACGGCAGGCTCGGCGCCGACCACGCGGTCTCGGCCCCGCTCCAGCGGCAGGCGGAGTCCGTGACGTACACGGCGGACGGCTCGGCGCTGATGTTCGGCTCGGAGGGGCAGCAGAGCGATGTGGAGCGGGTGGACGTGGAGAACGGCGGGGGCAGTGGCGGCGGGCAGTCGCCGTCCGGGGGCGGCGACTCGTCGGCCTCGTCCGCCGGGGCGGGGAACGGGGGCTCGGGGGACGTGAAGGGGACGACCCTGACCGGGGTGCTCGTGCTCGCCGGGATCGGATTCCTGGTCTTCAGGGGGCGGCGCCGGAAGGGAAACTGA
- a CDS encoding GDSL-type esterase/lipase family protein has translation MRFTFVGDSMTIGCAGDFTWRYRMWQHLTSTLGAPFAIVGPRSALYDTVAGAPVSHEYGAPDFPAGARAHLAGWGEGWLHMAPVIADTVAGHGTDVLLVSLGLIDLGFYTDSDRTALNARAFITAARTANPHVKMVLMPVIPNIRAESDAPFAAECDRFNELLAKAVADLDDPMSPVLLASRPPGYDIHDDTYDGTHPGPTGEHALAGAFADAMHQAWGLGGPYTARP, from the coding sequence ATGCGGTTCACGTTTGTCGGCGATTCCATGACCATCGGCTGCGCCGGCGACTTCACCTGGCGCTACCGGATGTGGCAGCACCTCACCTCCACCCTCGGTGCGCCGTTCGCGATCGTCGGGCCGCGCAGCGCGCTTTACGACACGGTGGCGGGCGCCCCCGTCAGTCACGAGTACGGCGCGCCGGACTTCCCCGCCGGGGCCCGCGCCCATCTGGCCGGCTGGGGCGAGGGCTGGCTGCACATGGCCCCGGTGATCGCCGACACGGTGGCCGGGCACGGCACGGACGTCCTGCTCGTCTCGCTCGGCCTGATAGATCTCGGGTTCTACACGGACAGCGACCGGACCGCCCTGAACGCGCGGGCGTTCATCACGGCGGCGCGCACCGCCAACCCGCACGTCAAGATGGTCCTCATGCCCGTGATACCGAACATCCGGGCCGAGTCGGACGCCCCGTTCGCCGCCGAGTGCGACCGCTTCAACGAACTCCTGGCGAAGGCCGTCGCCGACCTGGACGACCCGATGTCCCCGGTCCTGCTGGCCTCCCGCCCCCCGGGTTACGACATCCACGACGACACCTACGACGGTACGCATCCCGGCCCGACCGGCGAGCACGCGCTGGCGGGCGCGTTCGCCGACGCGATGCATCAGGCGTGGGGGCTGGGCGGCCCGTACACGGCCCGGCCGTGA
- a CDS encoding histidine phosphatase family protein: MTGTATRHLYLVRHGEAAGEDDGSALTEAGRRQAQLLGRRLREHPISVVRHGPLTRAAETAKLIGGQLDGVPVRVTETADDYVPHFPDRAELPADSADRFMRFLEPCTAEERLRGPELARRALTELTGPPEGDEDVHELVVTHSFLVSWLMRDAMDAPKWRWLGLNHGNASLTVIRYAPGRPASVLVSNDMRHLPDELCWTGFPPELRV, encoded by the coding sequence ATGACAGGAACGGCCACCCGGCACCTCTATCTCGTCCGGCACGGCGAGGCGGCGGGGGAGGACGACGGCAGCGCGCTGACGGAGGCCGGCCGCCGCCAGGCCCAGCTGCTCGGCCGGCGGCTGCGCGAGCACCCGATCTCGGTGGTGCGGCACGGCCCGCTGACCCGGGCCGCCGAGACGGCGAAGCTGATCGGCGGACAGCTCGACGGCGTCCCCGTCCGGGTCACCGAGACGGCCGACGACTACGTGCCGCACTTCCCGGACCGGGCGGAGCTGCCCGCCGACAGCGCCGACCGCTTCATGCGGTTCCTGGAACCGTGCACCGCCGAAGAGCGGCTGCGGGGACCGGAGTTGGCGCGCCGCGCCCTGACGGAGCTCACCGGTCCGCCGGAGGGCGACGAGGACGTCCACGAACTCGTCGTCACCCACAGCTTCCTGGTGTCCTGGCTGATGCGGGACGCCATGGACGCACCGAAGTGGCGCTGGCTCGGCCTCAACCACGGCAATGCCTCACTGACGGTGATCCGCTACGCCCCGGGCCGCCCGGCTTCGGTCCTGGTCTCCAACGACATGCGGCATCTGCCCGACGAGCTGTGCTGGACGGGTTTCCCGCCGGAACTGCGGGTCTGA
- a CDS encoding helix-turn-helix domain-containing protein yields the protein MADGAEHAERPDDEITTVLTGVGPRLRALRQERGTTLAQLSETTGISLSTLSRLESGGRKPTLELLLPLAKAYGVQLDELVGAPATGDPRIHFRPFTRDGMTFVPLTRHLGGLHAYKQILPGGRGSTGPLEQRVHEGYEWLYVLAGRLRLLLGEHDLVLTAGEVAEFDTRTPHAWASAGPDPVEFLSLFGQQGERMHVRARPSSNDG from the coding sequence ATGGCAGACGGCGCGGAGCACGCGGAACGACCGGACGACGAGATCACGACCGTCCTGACAGGCGTCGGGCCGCGCCTGCGTGCCCTGCGCCAGGAACGCGGCACGACCCTGGCCCAGCTCAGCGAGACGACCGGGATCTCGCTGAGCACCCTCTCGCGCCTGGAGTCCGGCGGCCGCAAGCCCACGCTCGAACTGCTGTTGCCGCTGGCCAAGGCGTACGGGGTCCAGCTGGACGAACTGGTCGGCGCCCCGGCCACCGGTGACCCGCGCATCCACTTCCGCCCCTTCACCCGCGACGGCATGACGTTCGTGCCGCTCACCCGGCACCTGGGCGGGCTGCACGCGTACAAGCAGATCCTGCCGGGCGGCCGAGGGTCCACGGGGCCGCTGGAGCAGCGGGTGCACGAGGGGTACGAGTGGCTGTACGTGCTGGCGGGGCGGCTGCGGCTGCTGCTGGGCGAGCACGATCTGGTGCTCACGGCCGGTGAGGTCGCCGAGTTCGACACGCGTACGCCGCACGCGTGGGCGAGTGCCGGGCCCGATCCGGTCGAGTTCCTCAGCCTGTTCGGGCAGCAGGGGGAGCGGATGCACGTGCGGGCCCGGCCCTCCTCGAACGACGGTTAG
- a CDS encoding TetR/AcrR family transcriptional regulator: MTGVVVSRRNGVKQPMELLGSRDRLLRAGRELFGAYGYARTGVEELCARAKVPSHVFHQEFLSREVLLMALYDEVATHGLRAAENALMAEGMEDCPTTERVRRLFEAYVKAVTEDKCAARVAFVEVLGVSREVDNHLATWRAMWIEFLTSEAERAVRRGEAVARDHKVTVTVLNHAVDELMAHHGRRPRQVDAEWLTDELTRLSLAMILSS, encoded by the coding sequence ATGACGGGTGTCGTGGTGAGCCGACGGAACGGGGTCAAGCAGCCCATGGAGCTCCTGGGATCCCGGGACCGACTCCTGCGGGCGGGGCGCGAGTTGTTCGGTGCGTACGGGTACGCGCGCACCGGCGTCGAGGAGTTGTGCGCCCGCGCGAAGGTGCCCTCCCATGTCTTCCATCAGGAGTTCCTCTCCCGGGAGGTGCTGCTGATGGCGCTCTACGACGAGGTGGCGACGCACGGGCTGCGCGCGGCCGAGAACGCCCTGATGGCGGAGGGCATGGAGGACTGCCCGACGACGGAACGGGTCCGGCGGCTCTTCGAGGCCTACGTGAAGGCGGTCACCGAGGACAAGTGCGCGGCGCGGGTGGCCTTCGTCGAGGTGCTCGGGGTGAGCCGGGAGGTGGACAACCACCTCGCGACCTGGCGGGCGATGTGGATCGAGTTCCTGACGTCCGAGGCCGAGCGGGCCGTGCGCCGGGGCGAGGCGGTGGCCAGGGACCACAAGGTCACCGTCACGGTGCTGAACCACGCGGTGGACGAACTCATGGCCCACCACGGCCGACGGCCCCGCCAGGTCGACGCCGAATGGCTGACCGACGAACTGACCCGGCTCTCGCTGGCCATGATCCTGTCCTCCTGA
- a CDS encoding class I SAM-dependent methyltransferase → MDRNIRSTDDVLRLMDGLFARGADRWTADAGSWWDGFYADREKPVPFFVAKPDENLVSYVERGLIAPGRVLDLGCGPGRNAIHLASLGFEVDAVDLSPSALAWAEDRAREAGADVRFHHGDVFELAATEPTLSGPYDLVHDSGCFHHLPPHRRISYLALLDRALAPGGGFALTCFASGEGGMGSELPDDAFYDREGLRGGLQGGLAYTPESLRRIFSGLTEIELRRMHDEPSDSPLFGEPFLWTALFRRPAAETT, encoded by the coding sequence ATGGACCGGAACATACGCTCGACGGATGACGTACTGCGGCTCATGGACGGCCTGTTCGCACGGGGCGCCGACCGGTGGACGGCCGACGCGGGCTCCTGGTGGGACGGCTTCTACGCGGACCGGGAGAAGCCCGTGCCGTTCTTCGTGGCGAAGCCGGACGAGAACCTCGTCTCGTACGTCGAGCGCGGGCTGATCGCCCCCGGCCGCGTCCTGGATCTCGGCTGCGGGCCCGGTCGCAACGCCATCCATCTGGCGTCCCTGGGCTTCGAGGTCGACGCGGTGGACCTTTCCCCGTCGGCCCTAGCCTGGGCAGAGGACCGTGCCCGCGAGGCGGGGGCGGACGTCCGGTTCCACCACGGCGACGTCTTCGAACTCGCGGCGACGGAGCCGACGCTGTCCGGCCCGTACGACCTGGTCCACGACTCCGGCTGCTTCCACCACCTGCCGCCGCACCGCCGCATCAGCTACCTCGCCCTGCTCGACCGGGCCCTCGCCCCCGGCGGCGGTTTCGCCCTCACCTGCTTCGCGTCCGGCGAGGGCGGCATGGGCTCCGAACTCCCCGACGATGCCTTCTACGACCGGGAGGGACTTCGGGGCGGGCTCCAGGGCGGACTCGCCTACACGCCGGAGTCGTTGCGCCGGATCTTCTCCGGTCTGACGGAGATCGAGCTCCGCCGGATGCACGACGAGCCGTCCGACTCCCCGCTCTTCGGCGAACCGTTCCTCTGGACGGCCCTGTTCCGCCGGCCCGCCGCAGAGACCACCTGA
- a CDS encoding acyl-CoA-like ligand-binding transcription factor yields MAQRKRLLVSGELTEAALQLLASKGFDAVTVDEIVTAAGVSKRTFFRYFASKEDVVVQFLADMGAGMCEELAARPAGERPSVALLRAVSVSFAACSHPDHAERALRVVQLILRTPALRARFMERQAQWRDDLTAELTDRTGLGPDTDLYPQLAAGMALAAFDAVLRRWSDSDGAEDPAALLDRAFAVIAPALDAGGAAAS; encoded by the coding sequence ATGGCCCAGCGCAAGCGCCTGCTCGTCTCGGGCGAGCTGACCGAAGCCGCGCTGCAACTGCTGGCGTCGAAGGGGTTCGACGCGGTCACCGTCGACGAGATCGTCACCGCCGCCGGTGTGTCCAAGCGGACGTTCTTCCGGTACTTCGCGTCCAAGGAGGACGTGGTCGTCCAGTTCCTGGCCGACATGGGCGCCGGTATGTGCGAGGAGCTGGCGGCCCGCCCCGCCGGGGAGCGCCCGTCCGTGGCGCTGCTGCGCGCCGTCTCGGTCTCCTTCGCCGCCTGCTCCCACCCCGACCACGCGGAGCGGGCGCTGCGCGTGGTCCAGCTGATCCTGCGTACGCCCGCCCTGCGGGCACGCTTCATGGAGCGTCAGGCGCAGTGGCGCGATGATCTGACGGCGGAGCTGACGGACCGTACGGGGCTCGGGCCCGACACTGATCTGTACCCGCAGCTGGCCGCCGGAATGGCGCTGGCCGCCTTCGACGCCGTGCTGCGGCGGTGGAGCGACAGCGATGGCGCCGAGGACCCGGCCGCGTTGCTGGACCGGGCCTTCGCCGTGATCGCCCCGGCGCTGGACGCGGGCGGTGCTGCGGCTTCCTGA
- a CDS encoding oxidoreductase: MTRQQQWTTEQIPDQTGRVSVVTGANSGLGLATARALALRGGHVILAVRDEEKGRRAAGEITAGQPDARLEVRRLDLADLESVRAFADRLHAEHPRLDVLVNNAGVMAPPRSLSAQGHELQFACNHLGHFALTGRLLGLLSAGRDPRVVTVSSANHRQGRLFLDDLSGERRYSPMGFYNQSKFANAVFGRELHLRLTASGSPVLSLLAHPGYTSTSLQTSAPVGLVKLLYGRLLTPLAQTPARGALPQLYAATHPDVRGGEFIGPDGPAELRGGPTRVRLSPEAADAGTGRRLWELSERLTGVRFTFPAPV; this comes from the coding sequence ATGACACGGCAACAGCAGTGGACCACCGAGCAGATCCCGGACCAGACCGGCCGGGTCTCCGTCGTCACCGGAGCCAACAGCGGCCTGGGCCTGGCGACCGCGCGGGCGCTCGCCCTCCGGGGCGGGCACGTGATCCTCGCCGTACGCGACGAGGAGAAGGGCCGCCGGGCGGCCGGGGAGATCACCGCCGGACAGCCGGACGCCCGCCTGGAGGTACGCCGGCTCGACCTGGCGGACCTGGAATCGGTCCGGGCCTTCGCCGACCGCCTGCACGCCGAACACCCACGGCTGGACGTGCTCGTCAACAACGCGGGAGTGATGGCGCCGCCCCGGTCACTGAGCGCGCAGGGCCATGAACTCCAGTTCGCCTGCAACCACTTGGGCCACTTCGCGCTCACCGGGCGGCTGCTGGGCCTGCTGTCCGCCGGGCGCGACCCCCGCGTGGTCACGGTGAGTTCGGCCAACCACCGGCAGGGGCGGCTCTTCCTCGACGACCTCTCGGGCGAGCGCAGGTACTCGCCGATGGGCTTCTACAACCAGTCGAAGTTCGCCAACGCGGTCTTCGGCCGGGAGCTCCACCTGCGGCTGACCGCGTCCGGCAGCCCGGTGCTCAGCCTGCTCGCCCACCCCGGCTACACCTCCACCAGCCTGCAGACGAGCGCACCGGTCGGCCTGGTGAAGCTGCTGTACGGCCGCCTGCTCACCCCGCTCGCCCAGACCCCCGCGCGCGGCGCCCTGCCGCAGCTGTACGCGGCGACCCACCCGGACGTGCGGGGCGGCGAGTTCATCGGGCCGGACGGCCCGGCCGAGCTGCGCGGCGGGCCGACCAGGGTGCGGCTGTCCCCCGAGGCGGCGGATGCCGGGACCGGCCGCCGCCTGTGGGAACTGTCGGAGCGGCTGACCGGCGTCCGGTTCACGTTCCCTGCGCCGGTCTAG
- a CDS encoding isochorismatase family protein, whose protein sequence is MSDRALPVQALLVVDVQADAVVGERAVPGADRLVDRTAGLIARARKGGALVVHVQNDGRPGTGDEPGTPGWELHHRVDASDTEVVIRKLRDDGFHGTPLDGLLRDAGVRALAVCGVMSEMCVQATARTALELGYRVVMPHDAHATHDIPAAPGISGPVPAAAVSRVAEWALGSDLEVVARAADVEFAAPVPQGS, encoded by the coding sequence ATGAGCGATCGCGCACTTCCCGTACAGGCACTGCTCGTTGTGGACGTCCAGGCGGACGCGGTCGTCGGTGAACGGGCGGTGCCCGGGGCGGACCGGCTCGTGGACCGGACGGCGGGGCTGATCGCGCGGGCGCGGAAGGGCGGGGCGCTCGTCGTCCATGTGCAGAACGACGGGCGGCCCGGGACGGGGGACGAACCGGGCACGCCCGGCTGGGAGCTTCACCACCGCGTCGACGCCTCGGACACGGAGGTCGTGATCCGCAAGCTCAGGGACGACGGCTTCCACGGGACGCCGCTGGACGGCCTGTTGAGGGACGCGGGGGTGCGGGCGCTCGCCGTCTGCGGGGTGATGTCCGAGATGTGCGTACAGGCGACGGCCCGTACGGCGCTGGAGCTGGGGTACCGGGTCGTCATGCCGCACGACGCGCACGCGACGCACGACATCCCGGCCGCGCCGGGGATCAGTGGCCCCGTCCCGGCCGCCGCGGTCTCGCGGGTCGCCGAATGGGCCCTCGGCAGCGATCTGGAGGTCGTGGCGCGCGCCGCCGACGTGGAGTTCGCCGCTCCGGTCCCGCAGGGAAGCTGA